A region of Methanocorpusculum labreanum Z DNA encodes the following proteins:
- a CDS encoding Nif3-like dinuclear metal center hexameric protein translates to MIVADLIAQIETSVPPIYSMVGDEPQFFGSSQTLQTDISKVTVMMDYYSGQIIPEDTEFLVLHHPPKTGIPPLPTYVLHSGWDAFPGGAGDALADVFELTERALLDASTRLGRVGKLPNGAVSLDEFAKQAAKKLGRPYLQIVSEIPDISIETVAVVSGFGLNPSMIKLAKQKGADVFLSGDLTHPGAILAKSLTIPLIDATHYATELPGLYRLRDLIASFGVESAVFDTSVPWRMKTYYENY, encoded by the coding sequence ATGATCGTTGCTGATCTGATTGCACAAATCGAGACGAGTGTGCCTCCAATCTATTCCATGGTCGGTGATGAACCTCAGTTCTTCGGTTCATCTCAGACCTTGCAAACAGATATCAGCAAAGTCACTGTGATGATGGATTATTATTCTGGACAGATAATTCCTGAAGATACTGAATTTCTTGTTCTCCACCACCCCCCTAAAACAGGAATTCCACCGCTCCCAACGTATGTTCTTCATTCCGGCTGGGATGCTTTTCCGGGCGGTGCAGGGGATGCTCTCGCCGATGTATTCGAGCTGACTGAAAGAGCTCTTTTGGATGCATCAACTCGTTTGGGAAGAGTTGGTAAACTTCCAAACGGGGCAGTTTCTTTGGATGAGTTTGCAAAACAGGCTGCAAAAAAACTGGGACGTCCATATCTGCAGATCGTTTCCGAGATCCCCGACATAAGTATCGAAACAGTTGCAGTGGTTTCGGGGTTTGGTCTGAATCCATCCATGATCAAACTGGCAAAACAAAAAGGAGCAGATGTTTTTCTTTCAGGAGACCTGACGCACCCGGGTGCCATTCTTGCAAAAAGCCTTACAATTCCGCTGATTGATGCTACGCATTATGCAACTGAACTTCCGGGACTGTATCGTTTGCGAGATTTAATCGCTTCCTTTGGAGTCGAGTCAGCGGTATTTGATACTTCTGTTCCATGGAGAATGAAAACCTATTATGAAAATTACTGA